TAATAGTCTTATTGATTGTAAAATATTATATGCAATTACTGGTTTAAAAACATTTAGTTCAAAATTTCCTTGACTTGCACTTATTCCAACTGTTGAGTGATTTCCCATAACTTGAACTGCAACCATTGTCATCGCTTCACATTGTGTTGGATTTACTTTTCCTGGCATAATTGAACTTCCAGGCTCATTTTCAGGTATATTTAACTCTCCAATTCCGCATCTAGGACCAGAAGCTAGCCATCTAATATCATTTGCAATTTTCATTAAGTTACTTGCAAGTGCATTTAAAGCACCACTTAAAAATACTTCTCCATCATGTGAAGTTAAAGCATGAAATTTATTTGGGTGAGAAATAAAATCAAAACTAGTGTTAGTTTTTTCATTTAATACTTTACAAACCATATTTGAAAAATCTGGATGTGAGTTCAGTCCTGTTCCAACTGCTGTTCCACCAATTGCTAACTCACAAATATATTTCATACTATCTTTTAATTGTGCTTCTGCTTTGTTTAGCATATCAACATATCCACTTAATTCTTGACCAAGTGTTAATGGAGTTGCATCTTGTAAATGTGTTCTACCAATTTTAACAATATTTTTAAATTCTTCAGATTTTTTAGCGAAAGTATCTCTTAAAAGTTTAATTGCAGGGAAAAGCTGTTTTTGTATTTCTAAAACAAAAGATATTCTCATTGCAGTTGGATAAGTATCATTTGAACTTTGACCTTTATTAACATCATCATTTGGATGAATTAATTTGTTAACTCTAAAGTCTTCACCTAATATTTCAGTAGCTCTATTAGCAATAACTTCATTCATATTCATATTTGATTGAGTACCACTACCTGTTTGCCAAACAACAAGAGGGAAATTACCTTCAAGTTTTCCTTGAACTACTTCTTCGCAAGCTTGTATAATTGCATGTGTTTTATTATCATCTAATCTTTCAAGATTATTATTTACAATTGCGCAAGCTTTTTTTAGATGAGCAAAACCTAAGATTACTTCTTGTGGCATTTTTTCAGTACCAATAGGAAAGTTTTCTACACTTCTTTGTGTTTGTGCTGCCCAGTATTTATTATCTGGAACTTGCATCTCTCCCATTGTATCTTTTTCAATTCTATAACTCATATCTATTCTCCTTTAACTATAAAAGTTATTTTAAGAATATTATGATAATTAATATCAAAAACTAATTAACTACTTGATGTAATTTGGAACATTGTCCTAAATATAAGTCTTTACCACTTATATCATTTATAATATCTTGATAACTATAAATGTGTGCATTATAAACATAAACAAAAATTTCATCACCTTTTTGTAAATAGTTATGTTTACCAAAATCAGAGTATGCAGTTGCACCTGCTGCTATTATTATTCCTTTTGCTTTGTTTGCATTTTTTAAAAATGGAGATAAATCTTCTAAAGGACCACAATCTTCTTGTGTATTAAATTTATTTACCATCCAATCTTTTAATTGATTAAAAAAATAGCTATATGATTTAACAGCAGAAACTGTTCCATAATCATGTAAAACACCATCTCTTCTTAAAAAAGATGCTATGTGAAATCTATTTAATATAGATTCTTTTTCATCAAAGCTATCAATATTAATTAAATCTTGTGATATACCTTTTGTTTTTTCACCCCAGTTTTTTTTACAACTTAGTTTTTTACTATCGTTAGTTCTTAAAGAACAATCATTA
This genomic window from Arcobacter sp. CECT 8986 contains:
- the fumC gene encoding class II fumarate hydratase; the protein is MSYRIEKDTMGEMQVPDNKYWAAQTQRSVENFPIGTEKMPQEVILGFAHLKKACAIVNNNLERLDDNKTHAIIQACEEVVQGKLEGNFPLVVWQTGSGTQSNMNMNEVIANRATEILGEDFRVNKLIHPNDDVNKGQSSNDTYPTAMRISFVLEIQKQLFPAIKLLRDTFAKKSEEFKNIVKIGRTHLQDATPLTLGQELSGYVDMLNKAEAQLKDSMKYICELAIGGTAVGTGLNSHPDFSNMVCKVLNEKTNTSFDFISHPNKFHALTSHDGEVFLSGALNALASNLMKIANDIRWLASGPRCGIGELNIPENEPGSSIMPGKVNPTQCEAMTMVAVQVMGNHSTVGISASQGNFELNVFKPVIAYNILQSIRLLSDTMVSFNEKCAIGITPNLNNINNYLNDSLMLVTALNPYIGYENAAKIAKTAHKNGTTLKEEALKLGLLTEEEFDKYVKPEEMTYPKK
- a CDS encoding DUF5718 family protein, with amino-acid sequence MLKEDFRDYLGFAVAGNFANHLGEAGEADEFSIIKTEDKDAPKGLFPFYIKDHDSFLGTYPICDEEILTHGRENEDLQVEAEVALICDFEYENEKIVDIIPKKFAAFNDCSLRTNDSKKLSCKKNWGEKTKGISQDLINIDSFDEKESILNRFHIASFLRRDGVLHDYGTVSAVKSYSYFFNQLKDWMVNKFNTQEDCGPLEDLSPFLKNANKAKGIIIAAGATAYSDFGKHNYLQKGDEIFVYVYNAHIYSYQDIINDISGKDLYLGQCSKLHQVVN